Part of the Trypanosoma brucei gambiense DAL972 chromosome 6, complete sequence genome is shown below.
CAACAGTTGTGGGGGTGGTTGTGTGTATTTGGCCGCGTTCGGGTGCCCCGGAACATCTCTGCGTTAAGTTTCTTCACCGGAAAGCGGCCACCAGATTCATAAAATGCTCCCACCCGAGCGGCCACAATATCGGGAAGGGAGGCATCACGCCGGTGTGATGCGTATTAGAAGAGGGAAGCTGCAACACTTTTGTGGCTtcagattaaaaaaaaaaagcggggGAGAATGGCAGCACCTACTGGAAACCTGCGGTAGGgggagcaaaacaacaacaagagggGAATATGGCGGCAGTGCGGGCAAAGGGATCCCGCGCACCGACAGCCGtttatttctctcctttacTTTCAGATATTCAGTAGCAAAGTTGCAGCGAAAGTGAAAGTTCTACGGGTACTCGTGGGCGCTGCGATACGCATTTCGTACAAAAAGAAGCTTTCTCCCCTCTAGCATCTTCATCGCTATCCTGGGGTTAAACTAAAACGCATCTGTTGAGATAAAATTAGAttgaaaaaaacacacgcatAAATGTTCACGACTCTTAGGTTTAACGATGTGCAACCTACGCCGTGTTGGGTGCAAGAGGAATGCCAGCAGAACCGCCATCCTCGATGCCGCATTCGCTACTTCCGCGGCGGATGAGAAAGTAACCGTCCATTCCCCACTCGGTGTTCCAGCTGTTGGCAATCTTCCAGTACGGCACTCCGTTTGATGTGCCCCACCCAACGAGCCTCACCGCATGTCCTCCGAGATATTGTCCTGAAACGTGGTGGTAGACGCCGCTGTTGTAGGCGATGAAGTCTTCGTAGACATCAAACGCCACCTCAAATGGACCGCGGAAGAACAACTCACGCATGTAGTCATCCTCCCCTTGAAGCGCATAGCTCGTCCAGGAACGGTAGTTGACAACGGGGATTGTCGGGTCATCGCACGTGTAATTGCACTTGGGCGTGTCAAAGTTGAACTGAGAACAGGGAGGGTAcccatttttgcttttgctgtgGTGTGAGCAATGGGGAAATGGGTAGGGTTGGCAGTAGTCCGAAACGAGGCCTGTTGAGCTAAAGTACGCCCACGCCCTATCCGGATCGCCACCATTACAGCCATCGCCACAATCACTGCAGCACGCAAGCAAGTCACCTGCTGAGATATGGACGTCCTGCACACCCCCCATCGTACAAAATCGGTCGGACATGGCTGAGGCCGCAGCGACTGCCCAGCAGGAGCCACAGGCGGACTGATCTGCAATTTGTGGGATGGTGGGGCAGTTGGGCCAAGCTTCAGCGGAATCGAAGCTGCTGGGAAGCGGGGCACGGGCCTCTTCCTCGGTGAATCGCCTCTTCGGAAGGATGCTGGcgttattattctttttaatAACACCGTTGAGCCGCTTCGCCTCGCGCAATGTTATGTTTTGCATGACGCCATCGTACTTCGCCTTCCAAATCCCGCGGTTGAGGCGGTTCACGCGGTCGACGAAAGCCTTGGAGAGGACGGGCGCGTCTTCAGCAACGAGGGCGGCGTTTACGGCGACTACAGCCGTCGAAGCGATATAAAATGTGATGCAGGCACGCATGAGATGCATGTGTCACCGGATTTGTACGGGTCTGCAAGTTCGATGTTGTCGTTGCCCCTCTGTGGAGCTGTCGtatacacttttttttttctcccttaaaaagaaaaaaacagaaaggaaaATCACTTGTTTTGCCCCCGGGTTGCTCAGATTAAACAGTGGAGGGGTTGGGTGGAGAGGGAATGGGGAGAGGATGTGAAGGAAGATAGGGGGAATCATGCGGGTAAATAGCCTCCAATACTCAGTTTCGTCCATGAAAACCTGCGTTCGTATCTAATAAGGAGGAATGTGGTGAGAGGAGGGGTGATGCGTTCCAGAGCGCACCCAGCGCTCAATGCGAGGTCAGTGGAGCTTCATGTCCAAAGACACCTTTCATTTACTTTACATTTTTGCAAGTCAACCCTCTCTAGTAAACTTTCCGGGAACCCGCCCTCGTCAACAATGCCATCTCGCAACTTGATGTAGTATGGCCAACGCAAACCCTCAATCATTACGCGGTAAGTAGCCGCATCGTCGGCGTCCCCCCTTCCGTTTTGATTTGGTGCACGCGTGATGTCGGCATTAATGTAAACGGCAGATTCCGGTGCAGCGTTCGTTGGGCGGGAGAAAACGAAACGGTACACGCCTGGTGTGGACGGGTGCTCGGAGGCTGTGAATGTGTAGCGCATCCCTTGTTCGTCGAATGCCGCTGCAAGGCGTTGCAGCTCGTTCAGTTCCATGCTACCGTCGCAGTTACAGTAGTAGTTGCTGTTGTCGCCGTCAAGGCTACGCGTTGTGGGATATAAACAAAGCAATTcacgaggaggaggaggagggagagagagagagagagtgtgtgtgtgcgtgtgtagaGATAATGTAAAAGGATTGATAGATTTAAGTTTATCAGTTCGACAAGGGGCAAAAGTTTAAGGAAAAGGGATCATTGCTTGTTCCGCTGTACCGACAGCGTGGATCGCGCGCTCAGTGTGAGATGAAGGGAAACCAGGAGCAGGCTCGGTAGATGATTTTCCTGAGTGCCATACGCAGAAGACGAGTACGAGCTTCACTACTTTACCAACACTGGGAACACTTATAGCTCACTTTTTCATCTGTTGGCTCTACGGCAGAAGTTTACCACTCGACAGATGCATCCACTGTACACACGCCCCCCACTCTTGGTTATGGAACCGTTCGTGGCGGTGAGTCATCAAAGCACATCTTCACTCAGCAAATTGGCCAAAGCATTTGCTCCCGTGGCCTCACAATACTCCTTGAGGTGCTTTCGCTTCTCTTTTGGTATTAGGCACGGTATCGAAGTTCTCATGACCTCTTGCACGATGTTGCTTCCGGTGGAGGGGCCGTGCAGAAGTCCCTGCAAAATGCCATCCCACGCATGTAGACCCCGTGGCGACACCTCTTCTACAGCAAAGAGATGCGCAAGAAACTGTGATGTGCTTTCGGTTACCTCCCGCCTCAGTTTTTCACGCCAGCGTGTCATTTTCCCGAGTTGAGCGGTGGACACGTCTTTCTCCCCACAGTGTTCGCAAAAACGCTCACGCCACTCCTCCGCTGCAGAGCAGACGGCTTGTACCGAATCTAGCAAGTGAAATGATGTTATAATCAACTCGGCGCGCGTTTCACACAGCGACGCTGCCTCTTCCTTGGCATCTTCGAGGTGTTGCATGAACATAACTAAAGATGGAACCACAACGGAATTCCATGTGATAATCACGCAGGCTGGAAGGAGGGCAAAAACGACGGCCAACCGACGCAAGATGGCCTCAAGACACCGAAGCATATGATACGTCCCCCGAACTGCCTTTAGCGTTGCAGTTTGATCCGTGAGCGTCGGTGAGTTTGTAAGAAACTCGAGTCGCCACAGCACCTGATGCCCTGACGCAAAGGCTTTGCAAACAAATGAACGTGCGGCGTCCGCGTAGGTGCAAAAAATATCCGGGGAGATCAACCGCTCTACAATGCCCGCTTGCGCACCAAGGTGTACAATTCCACCAGATTTGGTTAGAAAGTCTACAAGACAATTTACACCGTGAATTGTAAAATCCTTCACCGAAAGGTAACCAGACTCCTCGTGCCATCCATAGGCGCTGCGGAAGACTGACACGGCCGTTGCCGCAAGGGCTGCGCTTCCAAGCGCAATTAATGTGTTGACGCCATCTTGTTCCCCAATCCCTTCGGGGGCCCACCCGTGCGCACGGGCGTCGTTAACCAGGCGTGTGTAGATCTGCTggagaaacaagaaaaagtgcTGTGGCTCCTCCCTCCGTGCTgtgttctttccttcttgaaAGTGGTAAACCAACTCCTTTTCTAGTGGTTCAACCTCTTTCTGTATAAAGGGAAGCAATATGTCATAAAGTTCAACTTTCCACCCACACCGCTTTAACCACGCAATTCGGTCGCTCCCGTCAAAACCCGAAAGGTGAAGATGTAACAGTAACGACACGGCACGGGCGTAAAAGCCCCTATAGAAACTAAGCGGCATCAGTGCATCCTTCTCCACTTCACTACCATCAGTGTCAGCCGTTGAAGTCAAAACATTAAGCAATGGCCCCAGGGCTTGCACAGTTTGACTGGCGCTTTCCTTCAGCCCCACCTGTCGACGCCCCGCCATGAGTGATCGCAGAAAGTTGCTCAATTCACTTTCCACCGCCGTCCATTTCACAGCACCGGGACCGCTATCCATCGCAAGGTTCAGCAGCCGAGTCACTTCTGAGGCGTGAGGGGTGTTTTCTCGCCGCTCgaagcgctgctgctgctgttgctgcaacTCTTGTTGGCTACACAGTTGCTTATGTTGCTCTTGGCATTCCTGGACGGGATCCCGCACATGATCGGAGAGTTCCTTCAGAATTCCAGGTAGGCAGTCGACCACGCGAGTACTTCTGTCTTCAGTGAGTTTAAGCATAAGTTCCTCCAAAAGTGCATTGTCCAACTGCGTGAATGAGTTAACGACTCCCGACACGAGCTTGATCATGCCTTCACTGCCACTATGCCGCCGCTCCCCCCCCacccccttctttcctttaattGCTGTCTCACAACTGTTTGGGCGCCGTATCAGATAAATACAAATTATTTTGGTGCGTGAAACAAAAGGTGTATATAGCTGAACGCAGGGGCAACAACGGTCAATCTGGGAAACCAAACTTCACGGTAACGTTAGGAGCGGCTGAACTGCATGCAGCAGTTCGTGTCAATGAACAAATCTGTCTtaccctttccttcttgttttaCCTGTTGGTTTGCTGCACGTGTATTGACgagtaataataaaggagACGGGgtgaggggaggaggaggaggaaataacCATGATGACAATAACAAGGTGGCGGCGGAAGCAGCAGGTGACGGGTatcaacaaacaaacaaacagttACCTAATTTAACTCGCCCCAACAAAAATATCGCCCTGTTCTGAATGAGCGGTGTAAAGCCCTCACAGACACCAATTTCAtttcgtctttttctttgcgtcAAAAGAGAGATAGAGAGATACGGAACGAAAAAGGACGAGCCGAAGGTACCACCCTCCATGACGGCCACACACAACTGAGATGAGGAAAATatcatgtaaaaaaaaaaaataacaccCAAAGTGACACTCTCATCccccttcctccatctcTTTCGTGCCGCCTGATATTCCTATACAACAAATTCCACTAAATGACAAGCGCGTGATTACGTGCATGGCTCCACCATATCATCCCTTCTTTCCACATCCGTTCCGTTCCGTTCCAttccattcttttcttttcttttcttccttttctctcatttGTTCCCTACACGTTTCCCACACTGCCGtcatcatcttcctcctttcccctcctgCTGTGACTCATCATAAGCGTTAATACGGATTGTTGCGGTCCTCATCATTACGACGGAACTTATAGGGACGATAACTGAGATGATTCTCCACGAGGAACAAATTCCGCGAGCGCTGCGAATACCACGTGCCTAATTGAAAAAGTGGTGACCACCACGGCAAATACCACGGCGCCAGCCACCGCTCCTTCACATGCAACCACCGGTCGACGTAATGCTGACGTTCAGCGTAAAGTGTGAGGGCCTTCAGGTTTGGGCGGAAGTGATCCGCCGGATTTGACCAAAAATCCGACATAACCGCTTCGATGTTTTCAGTCATGTGGGGCCActgtggttttttttcttctgtccttcctcttttttttttttttaatttttaaaattcggGTTGCTTATGATGCCCTGCAAATataatatgtatatattcaataataataatataattgATTAATATACATACATGTGTGTAAGTATGGTGTGCCATTTACGGCAGAGTAAAAACGCATATAATTTTGAGAAGATGTAAAattgggagaaaaaaaaaatgcaacagACTTGAGGAGttacagatttttttttacgaaaTGTAACACAGTGAAACAGggccccaaaaaaaaaaaacaaacaaacaaaattacaaaaaaaaagaagagggggacGAATGGAAGACGTGTATGCGAttgaaacacacaaacacaccggTGAgaaatgggggaggggggtgaaattaaaaaaaaaaaaaggtacatcaaacacacaaactttTCGTTTCATATCTTCatttcaatatatatatatatatatatatatatatatataatcatcgctttcttccgtttcttttttttttttaaatctttaaATAACGGAACGAGTGTGCATAATTTTATTGTACGCACTTCGCTCCACTcactctgtttcttttcttttttttccttttgcgtTTGCTTTGAGTTGCCGTGAGAATGAGGGAAATGACggaggggaaataataatgatgaaaagGATGATGTGACAAGCGGATGGTGgcccgttattattattattactatttttcttttttttttttccctcaggattaaaggagggggagggagaaaaggaagagggacGTGTGATCAcctcattttttaaatatatatttatattttgtgtTCCTCCCTCCGCCgcttttccctttattttcataaaagcaataataccaatgataataatagtaataataataccaaTAATttaaataaaagaggaaagaaaaaaaaaagaaagaaaagaaaccaagGCGATCTGCCGAGAGCTTTTTGGAGCTTTGCaacatttccctcccttcccaaccaaaaagaaaaaaaagaaaaaaaagaaaaaaaaaccgctcacttcattttattttaaacttttcttttaaataaaacaatcCCATTTCATACGacctctccccc
Proteins encoded:
- a CDS encoding CPC cysteine peptidase, Clan CA, family C1,Cathepsin B-like, putative, producing the protein MHLMRACITFYIASTAVVAVNAALVAEDAPVLSKAFVDRVNRLNRGIWKAKYDGVMQNITLREAKRLNGVIKKNNNASILPKRRFTEEEARAPLPSSFDSAEAWPNCPTIPQIADQSACGSCWAVAAASAMSDRFCTMGGVQDVHISAGDLLACCSDCGDGCNGGDPDRAWAYFSSTGLVSDYCQPYPFPHCSHHSKSKNGYPPCSQFNFDTPKCNYTCDDPTIPVVNYRSWTSYALQGEDDYMRELFFRGPFEVAFDVYEDFIAYNSGVYHHVSGQYLGGHAVRLVGWGTSNGVPYWKIANSWNTEWGMDGYFLIRRGSSECGIEDGGSAGIPLAPNTA